GTCGGCACGGCCATTCTCAATCAGCAGGACGGCTCGATCATTCAGGACCTGCCGTTTTCCATTCAGCTCAACAAGTTCATCGTCGATTACTACTCGACCGGTATGCCGAAGCTCTTCGCGAGCGATATCGTCGTGATCGATCACCAGACGGGCAAGCGCATTCCGGCGCGCGTCGAAGTGAACAAGCCGTTCACGTATGACGGCGTGTCGATTTACCAATCGAGCTTCCAGGACGGCGGCTCGAAACTCGAAATGACCGCCTGGCCGATGACAGGCAGCAGCGCCAAGACCGCGCCGTTCAACGGGACAATCGGCGGCACCGCGCCCATCGCGTCGCAGTTCGTCGGCGCACAGGGCGAAACGGTCGAATTCACCGATTTCCGCGCGATCAACGTCGAAAACATGACGGACGGCAACGGCGCGCCGGACGCGCGCGGCGTCGGCAAGAAAGAAACGCTGCGCGACGCGTTCGACGAGCGCCTCGGTTCCGGCGCGAAGACATCAAGGCCGACGGACCTGCGCAATATCGGCCCGTCGGTGCAGTACAAAGTACGTGGCACGGACGGCCAGGCGCGCGAGTACAGCAACTACATGCTGCCGGTGGATGTCGGTGGTCAGCGAATGTTCCTCGCCGGTATGCGCGTGAGCCCGAACGATCCGTTCCGCTATCTGCGCATTCCGGCCGACGAGCAAGGCTCCGTCAAACAATGGATGGACCTCCGCGCCGCGCTGGAGACGCCCGGGACGCGTGCAGCGGCCGCACACCGGTTCGCGCTGCGTTCGGTGCCGCAGGAAAACGCCGAATTGCAGAAGCATCTGGAAGAAAGCGCGCTGCGCGTGCTGAACCTGTTCGCCGGCGCGGACGAAAACGGCGCCACGAGCGCGAATGGTCAGCGGAATGGCGGTTTCCAGAGCATCGCTGCATTCATCGACAAATCGGTGCCGAAGGGCGAGCAGGAGAAAGCCGCCGGCCTGCTGATGCGTATGCTGGAAGGCGCGATGTGGGACGTCTGGCAAATGGCGCGCGAGCAGAACGGCTTGCCGGACGCGAAGATCGACGAAAAGAGCACCGCGTTCGTTCAGGCGTCCATCAACGCGCTTTCTGACAGCTTTCTGTACGGTTCTCCCGTCTTCCTGCAACTGGATTCGTTCAAGCAGGTGCAAGCCTCGGTATTCCAGCTGACGCGCG
This Caballeronia sp. LZ062 DNA region includes the following protein-coding sequences:
- a CDS encoding cytochrome c biogenesis protein ResB → MSITTSGLQSKSSRRAIKHFVELVSSMRFAIALLVVLAIASIIGTVLTQEDPYPNYVNQFGPFWADIFRGVSLYNVYSAWWFMLILVFLVISVSLCVVRNGPKMIADIKNWKDRVHEGSLRAFHHKGEFVVAADRAQTAATLERLSAKMGYRFVRRETETGATLIAGKRGALTKLGYISAHLAIVVICIGGLLDSNLPIKLQMWLFNKTPVATNAVINDIPAEHRLSTSNPTFRGYAWVPEGQYVGTAILNQQDGSIIQDLPFSIQLNKFIVDYYSTGMPKLFASDIVVIDHQTGKRIPARVEVNKPFTYDGVSIYQSSFQDGGSKLEMTAWPMTGSSAKTAPFNGTIGGTAPIASQFVGAQGETVEFTDFRAINVENMTDGNGAPDARGVGKKETLRDAFDERLGSGAKTSRPTDLRNIGPSVQYKVRGTDGQAREYSNYMLPVDVGGQRMFLAGMRVSPNDPFRYLRIPADEQGSVKQWMDLRAALETPGTRAAAAHRFALRSVPQENAELQKHLEESALRVLNLFAGADENGATSANGQRNGGFQSIAAFIDKSVPKGEQEKAAGLLMRMLEGAMWDVWQMAREQNGLPDAKIDEKSTAFVQASINALSDSFLYGSPVFLQLDSFKQVQASVFQLTRAPGKKVVYLGSLLLVVGIFSMFYVRERRLWFWLKDSGQGGASVLMAMSTARRTLDFEKEFERTRASVGAALGASPIDPAAPSIAQNAPASAAPQSQSEAASSEVSSR